The following nucleotide sequence is from Stigmatopora nigra isolate UIUO_SnigA chromosome 8, RoL_Snig_1.1, whole genome shotgun sequence.
AATCTGGAAAGTGTATACGAGCGGTGTGAATCCAGAGAGGAGGACCgtgttttgatggaaaaagtcACCCTGGTTCAAAGTTATCTGCATAAAAGGTAAGGTGAAGAGGTCGGGAATTAGATGTGATGGATTTCTGGGTGGgtcgttttttcaaattttttcttcaattttaggAGTAGTTCGCTTAGGAGGCTTCTCAAGGTTCAAGCTGAATATGAGTCCAGGGTTAAGGAACTGCGGGAGGGTGTGGAGGAGAACTGGGGCCGACTTGAGGAGCTTCATACCGCCGTCACGCTCACAAATCAAGGCGTTGAAGACCGAGTGGACTTGGCCTCGGCTCATCAGGATGTGGAGGTAAGGAAAAAGCTCAAAGgctcttaagttttttttcttcttgttctaCCCTTGGGATGTATGCATAAATCATTGGAATTTTTAAATCTAGATTTCATGCATTTTATTTGCACCCTTGAGACAATAGATCAAATTTTAGTACTAACTTACAAAACTAAAGAAATGAAAATTgtccaaaagggaaaaaaatggcagacttgctgttgatttattttggaatttatcatattttattatttattatatcatATTGAGTTTTAGATACAATTTTCTAACcaatttttaacataaaataaatgaaatttgtccaaaaatacattttctcatctcataGTGCTATTAAaaatttatatttcatattaaaTTTCATATCAGGACTCTTTTTATTTCCCCTTTCTTACAACATACGAGTTTTCTGAAATCCACCAAATCATCCACAACAACATTTTGTGAAATTTTATGCACGAATGCTTGCTATTTTCTGCTGCATTGCCTTCtcattaatatttcatatttggaCAAAGACTTCATTTGCAGTTCTGAACCACCATCGAGAACAACTGGAGGGTTGCCAGGATCTTCTAAAAGACAGCACACAGCTCCTCCAGGTAAACATTTCTTATTCCTTTCCCTCTCCTGGGATCTTTTCCACATCCCTCTTTCCCACAGGAGTTGTTATGGAGTCACGGCCATGCAGGAAACACCCTCAAAAACTGCACCAGTGAATCCGTGTGGCCCGAAATGCTTCTCCAGTCCAACTTggagcaggtaaaaaaaaagcgaATTACGTTTGCCCAACGTATATTTCTTCccctaaacacatttttttgtggtttttctagTTGGACGAGGTGCGAGAGAGCTTCATATCCCTGGAGCAGCAGACCACCACCTTCCAAGCCCACCTAAAGGGCCTGGCCGTGGGGAAAGAGGCCATCAGGGCCCCCTCCCCGGAGCCCAAAATCCCCCCCGAGCACCAGGATTCCGACGATGACTCGGATGCTCGCAAGTCTTTGTGTGAAAGGTCGGCGCAGCGTTTGTCCTCCACGATGGGACGTTTACGTAAATCTGGAAAAAAGACTAAATTGATTGGGCATTAGCAATTGTACATTCATGGAATGATGTGTCTAAATTATACAACAAGGCGTTGTTCCTGAATTCGACACTAGAGGGCGCATGGCTATCACGTGTGGGCATGCAGCTGGAAAAAGCACTTTGCGTTAAAGTGATTCCCGGTGTGTTCGAAGAAGTTGGAGATAGGTTATGAATAAGTATTGAGGAAATGTTTGTTAAAATATGAGCCAGGATATTCAACCAATGTCACCGTTTCAGATCCAAATCGGCAGTTTGCTTTAATTTGGGGAATCCCAAATTGCTGCTTCAAACTTCCTGATGAGTTTACACTGGTgagtcctgattttttttctatatactgTTATAATAT
It contains:
- the LOC144200578 gene encoding uncharacterized protein LOC144200578 → MEKVTLVQSYLHKRSSSLRRLLKVQAEYESRVKELREGVEENWGRLEELHTAVTLTNQGVEDRVDLASAHQDVETSFAVLNHHREQLEGCQDLLKDSTQLLQELLWSHGHAGNTLKNCTSESVWPEMLLQSNLEQLDEVRESFISLEQQTTTFQAHLKGLAVGKEAIRAPSPEPKIPPEHQDSDDDSDARKSLCERSAQRLSSTMGRLRKSGKKTKLIGH